In Malaclemys terrapin pileata isolate rMalTer1 chromosome 10, rMalTer1.hap1, whole genome shotgun sequence, the following are encoded in one genomic region:
- the SEMA6D gene encoding semaphorin-6D isoform X2, which produces MRLRLLCACVMLLTVSQCLAVSFPEDDDPINVVDYHYSRQYPVFKGRPSGNESQHRLDFQLMLKIRDTLYIAGRDQVYTVNLNEVPKAEVTPSKKLTWRSRQQDRENCAMKGKHKDECHNFIKVFVPRNDEMVFVCGTNAFNPMCRYYWLNTLEYDGEEISGLARCPFDARQTNVALFADGKLYSATVADFLASDAVIYRSMGDGSALRTIKYDSKWIKEPHFLHAIEYGNYVYFFFREIAVEHNNLGKAVYSRVARICKNDMGGSQRVLEKHWTSFLKARLNCSVPGDSFFYFDVLQSITDIIEINGVPTVVGVFTTQLNSIPGSAVCAFSMDDIEKVFKGRFKEQKTPDSVWTAVPEDKVPKPRPGCCAKHGLAEAYKTSIDFPDETLSFIKSHPLMDSAVPSVIEEPWFTKTRVRYRLTAVAVDHSAGPYQNYTVIFVGSEAGVVLKILAKTRPFSLNDSVLLEEIDAYNHAKCNAESEEDRKVISLQLDKEHHAVFVAFSSCVVRIPLSRCERHGSCKKSCIASRDPYCGWLDQGACGRVKPGMLTGGYEQDVEYGNTGQLGDCHEILPTTTTPDYKIFGDPTSDMELSSASITTMASIPVISPKVIGSWKPKVTGSRKFVVQDDPNTSDYSDPLSGVPKGVRWEVQSGDSNQMVHMNVLITCVFAAFVLGAFLAGVAVYCYRDIFVRKSRKIHKDAESAQSCTDSSGSFAKLNGLFDSPVKEYQQNIDSPKLYTNLLSSRKELPPNGDTKSMIMDHRGQPPELAALPTPESTPVLQQKTLQVMKSQSDKAHSNLNASRKETPLKSPQFFPSSPPPHSPLSHGHIPSAIVLPNATHDYNTSFSNSNAHKADKKMQNIDHPLTKPSSKRDHRRSVDSRNTLNDFLKHLNETPNNPKSIMGDIQVAHQTLMLDPMGNMSEIPPKVPNREASLYSPPSTLPRNSPTKRVDVPTTPAVPMTSLDRQRGYHKNSSQRHSISALPKNLNSPNGVLLSRQPSITRGGYMPPATGTKMDYMQGTPVSVHLQPSLSRQSSYTSNGTLPRTGIKRTPSIKPDVPPKPSFVPQTTSVRPLNKYSY; this is translated from the exons ATGAGGCTGCGTCTGCTTTGTGCTTGTGTGATGCTATTGACTGTGTCCCAGTGCCTAGCTGTCAGCTTTCCTGAAGACGATGACCCTATTAATGTTGTTGACTACCATT ATTCAAGGCAATATCCAGTATTTAAAGGACGCCCTTCAGGCAATGAATCTCAACACAGGCTGGACTTTCAACTGATGTTGAAAATTCGAGACACACTTTATATCGCTGGCAG GGACCAAGTTTATACTGTAAACTTAAATGAAGTTCCCAAGGCAGAAGTTACTCCAAGCAAA aaattaaCCTGGAGATCGAGACAGCAGGACAGAGAGAACTGTGCCATGAAAGGCAAACACAAA GACGAATGCCATAACTTTATTAAAGTCTTTGTTCCCAGAAATGATGAGATGGTGTTTGTTTGTGGTACAAATGCATTTAACCCCATGTGCAGATACTACTGG CTGAATACCTTAGAGTATGACGGAGAGGAAATTAGCGGATTGGCAAGATGCCCATTTGATGCCAGACAAACCAACGTTGCCCTCTTTGCTG ATGGGAAATTGTATTCAGCAACAGTAGCAGATTTTCTGGCAAGTGATGCTGTTATTTACCGCAGCATGGGAGATGGATCTGCCCTAAGAACAATAAAATATGATTCCAAATGGATAAAag AACCACATTTCCTCCATGCCATAGAATATGGCAACTATGTTTATTTCTTCTTTCGAGAAATTGCTGTAGAGCATAATAATTTAGGCAAG GCTGTGTATTCCCGTGTGGCACGCATATGCAAAAATGACATGGGTGGCTCCCAGAGAGTGCTGGAAAAACACTGGACTTCATTCTTAAAAGCTCGTCTCAACTGTTCTGTTCCTGGGGATTCATTTTTCTACTTTGATGTTCTGCAGTCGATCACAGACATAATAGAAATCAATGGAGTCCCTACTGTTGTCGGTGTATTCACCACACAGCTTAACAG catccctGGTTCAGCCGTGTGTGCTTTCAGCATGGATGACATTGAGAAAGTATTCAAAGGAAGATTTAAAGAACAAAAGACTCCAGATTCTGTTTGGACAGCTGTACCCGAAGACAAAGTACCAAAGCCAAG ACCTGGTTGCTGTGCAAAACATGGTCTAGCAGAGGCTTACAAAACCTCCATTGATTTCCCGGATGAAACTCTATCCTTCATCAAATCCCATCCATTGATGGATTCTGCAGTTCCATCAGTCATCGAGGAGCCCTGGTTCACAAAGACACGGGTCAG aTATAGGTTGACTGCAGTTGCTGTAGACCATTCCGCTGGACCCTACCAAAACTACACAGTCATATTTGTTGGCTCTGAAGCAGGAGTGGTACTTAAGATCTTGGCAAAGACCAGACCCTTTTCTTTGAATGACAGCGTATTACTGGAAGAGATTGATGCTTATAATCATGCAAA GTGTAATGCAGAGAGTGAAGAGGACAGAAAAGTCATTTCCCTTCAGTTGGATAAAGAACACCATGCTGTATTTGTGGCATTCTCCAGTTGTGTTGTTAGAATTCCCCTCAGTCGCTGTGAGCGTCATGGATCATGTAAAAA GTCTTGTATTGCTTCACGAGACCCCTATTGTGGCTGGCTAGACCAGGGGGCGTGCGGAAGAGTGAAACCTGGCATGCT CACTGGAGGATATGAGCAAGATGTAGAATATGGCAATACAGGACAGCTTGGGGACTGCCATG AAATTTTGCCTACTACAACTACACCAGATTACAAAATATTTGGCGACCCAACATCTg ACATGGAGTTATCCTCAGCTTCCATTACCACAATGGCAAGTATCCCAGTTATATCACCTAAAGTGATTGGTTCCTGGAAACCTAAAGTGACTGGCTCTCGGAAATTTGTAGTTCAAGATGACCCAAACACTTCTGATTATTCTGATCCATTATCAGGTGTCCCAAAGG GTGTAAGGTGGGAAGTACAGTCGGGAGATTCCAACCAAATGGTACACATGAACGTCCTGATCACTTGTGTCTTTGCTGCCTTTGTCCTGGGAGCCTTCCTTGCAGGAGTGGCCGTTTACTGTTACCGAGATATATTTGTACGGAAATCCAGAAAAATACACAAAGATGCAGAATCAGCTCAGTCCTGTACAGACTCCAGTGGAAGTTTTGCTAAACTGAATGGGTTATTTGATAGTCCCGTCAAGGAATATCAGCAAAACATTGATTCGCCTAAACTGTACACAAATCTGTTGAGTAGCAGAAAAGAACTGCCGCCGAATGGTGATACAAAATCCATGATAATGGACCACAGAGGCCAGCCTCCAGAATTAGCTGCACTTCCTACTCCTGAATCCACACCAGTACTGCAGCAAAAGACACTGCAGGTGATGAAGAGTCAGTCAGACAAGGCACATAGCAACCTCAATGCGTCAAGAAAAGAAACCCCTCTAAAAAGCCCTCAATTTTTTCCTTCTAGTCCCCCACCCCATTCTCCGTTAAGTCATGGACATATTCCCAGTGCCATTGTTCTTCCCAACGCTACCCATGACTACAACACATCTTTCTCAAATTCTAATGCACATAAAGCAGACAAAAAGATGCAAAATATTGATCACCCACTTACAAAACCATCAAGCAAAAGAGACCACAGGAGATCTGTTGATTCCAGGAATACCCTGAACGATTTTCTGAAACATTTAAATGAAACTCCTAATAATCCCAAATCAATTATGGGAGACATTCAAGTGGCTCACCAGACTTTAATGCTGGATCCAATGGGAAATATGTCTGAAATTCCACCTAAAGTTCCTAACAGGGAGGCATCTTTATACTCTCCTCCATCTACTCTTCCAAGAAATAGTCCAACAAAACGAGTGGATGTCCCTACTACCCCAGCAGTACCAATGACTTCTTTAGACAGACAAAGGGGCTATCACAAAAATTCTTCACAAAGGCATTCAATATCTGCCCTGCCTAAAAACTTAAACTCACCAAATGGTGTTTTGTTATCCAGACAGCCTAGTATTACCCGCGGGGGATACATGCCTCCTGCTACAggcacaaagatggactacatgCAAGGGACGCCGGTCAGCGTTCATCTGCAGCCTTCTTTATCCAGACAAAGCAGTTACACAAGCAATGGAACCCTTCCTCGTACAGGAATAAAGAGGACACCATCCATAAAACCTGACGTGCCACCAAAACCCTCATTCGTTCCTCAAACAACTTCAGTCAGACCACTGAACAAATACAGCTACTAG
- the SEMA6D gene encoding semaphorin-6D isoform X5 yields the protein MRLRLLCACVMLLTVSQCLAVSFPEDDDPINVVDYHYSRQYPVFKGRPSGNESQHRLDFQLMLKIRDTLYIAGRDQVYTVNLNEVPKAEVTPSKKLTWRSRQQDRENCAMKGKHKDECHNFIKVFVPRNDEMVFVCGTNAFNPMCRYYWLNTLEYDGEEISGLARCPFDARQTNVALFADGKLYSATVADFLASDAVIYRSMGDGSALRTIKYDSKWIKEPHFLHAIEYGNYVYFFFREIAVEHNNLGKAVYSRVARICKNDMGGSQRVLEKHWTSFLKARLNCSVPGDSFFYFDVLQSITDIIEINGVPTVVGVFTTQLNSIPGSAVCAFSMDDIEKVFKGRFKEQKTPDSVWTAVPEDKVPKPRPGCCAKHGLAEAYKTSIDFPDETLSFIKSHPLMDSAVPSVIEEPWFTKTRVRYRLTAVAVDHSAGPYQNYTVIFVGSEAGVVLKILAKTRPFSLNDSVLLEEIDAYNHAKCNAESEEDRKVISLQLDKEHHAVFVAFSSCVVRIPLSRCERHGSCKKSCIASRDPYCGWLDQGACGRVKPGMLFSLFVSYNHSTGGYEQDVEYGNTGQLGDCHEILPTTTTPDYKIFGDPTSGVRWEVQSGDSNQMVHMNVLITCVFAAFVLGAFLAGVAVYCYRDIFVRKSRKIHKDAESAQSCTDSSGSFAKLNGLFDSPVKEYQQNIDSPKLYTNLLSSRKELPPNGDTKSMIMDHRGQPPELAALPTPESTPVLQQKTLQVMKSQSDKAHSNLNASRKETPLKSPQFFPSSPPPHSPLSHGHIPSAIVLPNATHDYNTSFSNSNAHKADKKMQNIDHPLTKPSSKRDHRRSVDSRNTLNDFLKHLNETPNNPKSIMGDIQVAHQTLMLDPMGNMSEIPPKVPNREASLYSPPSTLPRNSPTKRVDVPTTPAVPMTSLDRQRGYHKNSSQRHSISALPKNLNSPNGVLLSRQPSITRGGYMPPATGTKMDYMQGTPVSVHLQPSLSRQSSYTSNGTLPRTGIKRTPSIKPDVPPKPSFVPQTTSVRPLNKYSY from the exons ATGAGGCTGCGTCTGCTTTGTGCTTGTGTGATGCTATTGACTGTGTCCCAGTGCCTAGCTGTCAGCTTTCCTGAAGACGATGACCCTATTAATGTTGTTGACTACCATT ATTCAAGGCAATATCCAGTATTTAAAGGACGCCCTTCAGGCAATGAATCTCAACACAGGCTGGACTTTCAACTGATGTTGAAAATTCGAGACACACTTTATATCGCTGGCAG GGACCAAGTTTATACTGTAAACTTAAATGAAGTTCCCAAGGCAGAAGTTACTCCAAGCAAA aaattaaCCTGGAGATCGAGACAGCAGGACAGAGAGAACTGTGCCATGAAAGGCAAACACAAA GACGAATGCCATAACTTTATTAAAGTCTTTGTTCCCAGAAATGATGAGATGGTGTTTGTTTGTGGTACAAATGCATTTAACCCCATGTGCAGATACTACTGG CTGAATACCTTAGAGTATGACGGAGAGGAAATTAGCGGATTGGCAAGATGCCCATTTGATGCCAGACAAACCAACGTTGCCCTCTTTGCTG ATGGGAAATTGTATTCAGCAACAGTAGCAGATTTTCTGGCAAGTGATGCTGTTATTTACCGCAGCATGGGAGATGGATCTGCCCTAAGAACAATAAAATATGATTCCAAATGGATAAAag AACCACATTTCCTCCATGCCATAGAATATGGCAACTATGTTTATTTCTTCTTTCGAGAAATTGCTGTAGAGCATAATAATTTAGGCAAG GCTGTGTATTCCCGTGTGGCACGCATATGCAAAAATGACATGGGTGGCTCCCAGAGAGTGCTGGAAAAACACTGGACTTCATTCTTAAAAGCTCGTCTCAACTGTTCTGTTCCTGGGGATTCATTTTTCTACTTTGATGTTCTGCAGTCGATCACAGACATAATAGAAATCAATGGAGTCCCTACTGTTGTCGGTGTATTCACCACACAGCTTAACAG catccctGGTTCAGCCGTGTGTGCTTTCAGCATGGATGACATTGAGAAAGTATTCAAAGGAAGATTTAAAGAACAAAAGACTCCAGATTCTGTTTGGACAGCTGTACCCGAAGACAAAGTACCAAAGCCAAG ACCTGGTTGCTGTGCAAAACATGGTCTAGCAGAGGCTTACAAAACCTCCATTGATTTCCCGGATGAAACTCTATCCTTCATCAAATCCCATCCATTGATGGATTCTGCAGTTCCATCAGTCATCGAGGAGCCCTGGTTCACAAAGACACGGGTCAG aTATAGGTTGACTGCAGTTGCTGTAGACCATTCCGCTGGACCCTACCAAAACTACACAGTCATATTTGTTGGCTCTGAAGCAGGAGTGGTACTTAAGATCTTGGCAAAGACCAGACCCTTTTCTTTGAATGACAGCGTATTACTGGAAGAGATTGATGCTTATAATCATGCAAA GTGTAATGCAGAGAGTGAAGAGGACAGAAAAGTCATTTCCCTTCAGTTGGATAAAGAACACCATGCTGTATTTGTGGCATTCTCCAGTTGTGTTGTTAGAATTCCCCTCAGTCGCTGTGAGCGTCATGGATCATGTAAAAA GTCTTGTATTGCTTCACGAGACCCCTATTGTGGCTGGCTAGACCAGGGGGCGTGCGGAAGAGTGAAACCTGGCATGCT GTTCTCTTTGTTTGTTTCATACAACCACAGCACTGGAGGATATGAGCAAGATGTAGAATATGGCAATACAGGACAGCTTGGGGACTGCCATG AAATTTTGCCTACTACAACTACACCAGATTACAAAATATTTGGCGACCCAACATCTg GTGTAAGGTGGGAAGTACAGTCGGGAGATTCCAACCAAATGGTACACATGAACGTCCTGATCACTTGTGTCTTTGCTGCCTTTGTCCTGGGAGCCTTCCTTGCAGGAGTGGCCGTTTACTGTTACCGAGATATATTTGTACGGAAATCCAGAAAAATACACAAAGATGCAGAATCAGCTCAGTCCTGTACAGACTCCAGTGGAAGTTTTGCTAAACTGAATGGGTTATTTGATAGTCCCGTCAAGGAATATCAGCAAAACATTGATTCGCCTAAACTGTACACAAATCTGTTGAGTAGCAGAAAAGAACTGCCGCCGAATGGTGATACAAAATCCATGATAATGGACCACAGAGGCCAGCCTCCAGAATTAGCTGCACTTCCTACTCCTGAATCCACACCAGTACTGCAGCAAAAGACACTGCAGGTGATGAAGAGTCAGTCAGACAAGGCACATAGCAACCTCAATGCGTCAAGAAAAGAAACCCCTCTAAAAAGCCCTCAATTTTTTCCTTCTAGTCCCCCACCCCATTCTCCGTTAAGTCATGGACATATTCCCAGTGCCATTGTTCTTCCCAACGCTACCCATGACTACAACACATCTTTCTCAAATTCTAATGCACATAAAGCAGACAAAAAGATGCAAAATATTGATCACCCACTTACAAAACCATCAAGCAAAAGAGACCACAGGAGATCTGTTGATTCCAGGAATACCCTGAACGATTTTCTGAAACATTTAAATGAAACTCCTAATAATCCCAAATCAATTATGGGAGACATTCAAGTGGCTCACCAGACTTTAATGCTGGATCCAATGGGAAATATGTCTGAAATTCCACCTAAAGTTCCTAACAGGGAGGCATCTTTATACTCTCCTCCATCTACTCTTCCAAGAAATAGTCCAACAAAACGAGTGGATGTCCCTACTACCCCAGCAGTACCAATGACTTCTTTAGACAGACAAAGGGGCTATCACAAAAATTCTTCACAAAGGCATTCAATATCTGCCCTGCCTAAAAACTTAAACTCACCAAATGGTGTTTTGTTATCCAGACAGCCTAGTATTACCCGCGGGGGATACATGCCTCCTGCTACAggcacaaagatggactacatgCAAGGGACGCCGGTCAGCGTTCATCTGCAGCCTTCTTTATCCAGACAAAGCAGTTACACAAGCAATGGAACCCTTCCTCGTACAGGAATAAAGAGGACACCATCCATAAAACCTGACGTGCCACCAAAACCCTCATTCGTTCCTCAAACAACTTCAGTCAGACCACTGAACAAATACAGCTACTAG
- the SEMA6D gene encoding semaphorin-6D isoform X6 codes for MRLRLLCACVMLLTVSQCLAVSFPEDDDPINVVDYHYSRQYPVFKGRPSGNESQHRLDFQLMLKIRDTLYIAGRDQVYTVNLNEVPKAEVTPSKKLTWRSRQQDRENCAMKGKHKDECHNFIKVFVPRNDEMVFVCGTNAFNPMCRYYWLNTLEYDGEEISGLARCPFDARQTNVALFADGKLYSATVADFLASDAVIYRSMGDGSALRTIKYDSKWIKEPHFLHAIEYGNYVYFFFREIAVEHNNLGKAVYSRVARICKNDMGGSQRVLEKHWTSFLKARLNCSVPGDSFFYFDVLQSITDIIEINGVPTVVGVFTTQLNSIPGSAVCAFSMDDIEKVFKGRFKEQKTPDSVWTAVPEDKVPKPRPGCCAKHGLAEAYKTSIDFPDETLSFIKSHPLMDSAVPSVIEEPWFTKTRVRYRLTAVAVDHSAGPYQNYTVIFVGSEAGVVLKILAKTRPFSLNDSVLLEEIDAYNHAKCNAESEEDRKVISLQLDKEHHAVFVAFSSCVVRIPLSRCERHGSCKKSCIASRDPYCGWLDQGACGRVKPGMLTGGYEQDVEYGNTGQLGDCHEILPTTTTPDYKIFGDPTSGVRWEVQSGDSNQMVHMNVLITCVFAAFVLGAFLAGVAVYCYRDIFVRKSRKIHKDAESAQSCTDSSGSFAKLNGLFDSPVKEYQQNIDSPKLYTNLLSSRKELPPNGDTKSMIMDHRGQPPELAALPTPESTPVLQQKTLQVMKSQSDKAHSNLNASRKETPLKSPQFFPSSPPPHSPLSHGHIPSAIVLPNATHDYNTSFSNSNAHKADKKMQNIDHPLTKPSSKRDHRRSVDSRNTLNDFLKHLNETPNNPKSIMGDIQVAHQTLMLDPMGNMSEIPPKVPNREASLYSPPSTLPRNSPTKRVDVPTTPAVPMTSLDRQRGYHKNSSQRHSISALPKNLNSPNGVLLSRQPSITRGGYMPPATGTKMDYMQGTPVSVHLQPSLSRQSSYTSNGTLPRTGIKRTPSIKPDVPPKPSFVPQTTSVRPLNKYSY; via the exons ATGAGGCTGCGTCTGCTTTGTGCTTGTGTGATGCTATTGACTGTGTCCCAGTGCCTAGCTGTCAGCTTTCCTGAAGACGATGACCCTATTAATGTTGTTGACTACCATT ATTCAAGGCAATATCCAGTATTTAAAGGACGCCCTTCAGGCAATGAATCTCAACACAGGCTGGACTTTCAACTGATGTTGAAAATTCGAGACACACTTTATATCGCTGGCAG GGACCAAGTTTATACTGTAAACTTAAATGAAGTTCCCAAGGCAGAAGTTACTCCAAGCAAA aaattaaCCTGGAGATCGAGACAGCAGGACAGAGAGAACTGTGCCATGAAAGGCAAACACAAA GACGAATGCCATAACTTTATTAAAGTCTTTGTTCCCAGAAATGATGAGATGGTGTTTGTTTGTGGTACAAATGCATTTAACCCCATGTGCAGATACTACTGG CTGAATACCTTAGAGTATGACGGAGAGGAAATTAGCGGATTGGCAAGATGCCCATTTGATGCCAGACAAACCAACGTTGCCCTCTTTGCTG ATGGGAAATTGTATTCAGCAACAGTAGCAGATTTTCTGGCAAGTGATGCTGTTATTTACCGCAGCATGGGAGATGGATCTGCCCTAAGAACAATAAAATATGATTCCAAATGGATAAAag AACCACATTTCCTCCATGCCATAGAATATGGCAACTATGTTTATTTCTTCTTTCGAGAAATTGCTGTAGAGCATAATAATTTAGGCAAG GCTGTGTATTCCCGTGTGGCACGCATATGCAAAAATGACATGGGTGGCTCCCAGAGAGTGCTGGAAAAACACTGGACTTCATTCTTAAAAGCTCGTCTCAACTGTTCTGTTCCTGGGGATTCATTTTTCTACTTTGATGTTCTGCAGTCGATCACAGACATAATAGAAATCAATGGAGTCCCTACTGTTGTCGGTGTATTCACCACACAGCTTAACAG catccctGGTTCAGCCGTGTGTGCTTTCAGCATGGATGACATTGAGAAAGTATTCAAAGGAAGATTTAAAGAACAAAAGACTCCAGATTCTGTTTGGACAGCTGTACCCGAAGACAAAGTACCAAAGCCAAG ACCTGGTTGCTGTGCAAAACATGGTCTAGCAGAGGCTTACAAAACCTCCATTGATTTCCCGGATGAAACTCTATCCTTCATCAAATCCCATCCATTGATGGATTCTGCAGTTCCATCAGTCATCGAGGAGCCCTGGTTCACAAAGACACGGGTCAG aTATAGGTTGACTGCAGTTGCTGTAGACCATTCCGCTGGACCCTACCAAAACTACACAGTCATATTTGTTGGCTCTGAAGCAGGAGTGGTACTTAAGATCTTGGCAAAGACCAGACCCTTTTCTTTGAATGACAGCGTATTACTGGAAGAGATTGATGCTTATAATCATGCAAA GTGTAATGCAGAGAGTGAAGAGGACAGAAAAGTCATTTCCCTTCAGTTGGATAAAGAACACCATGCTGTATTTGTGGCATTCTCCAGTTGTGTTGTTAGAATTCCCCTCAGTCGCTGTGAGCGTCATGGATCATGTAAAAA GTCTTGTATTGCTTCACGAGACCCCTATTGTGGCTGGCTAGACCAGGGGGCGTGCGGAAGAGTGAAACCTGGCATGCT CACTGGAGGATATGAGCAAGATGTAGAATATGGCAATACAGGACAGCTTGGGGACTGCCATG AAATTTTGCCTACTACAACTACACCAGATTACAAAATATTTGGCGACCCAACATCTg GTGTAAGGTGGGAAGTACAGTCGGGAGATTCCAACCAAATGGTACACATGAACGTCCTGATCACTTGTGTCTTTGCTGCCTTTGTCCTGGGAGCCTTCCTTGCAGGAGTGGCCGTTTACTGTTACCGAGATATATTTGTACGGAAATCCAGAAAAATACACAAAGATGCAGAATCAGCTCAGTCCTGTACAGACTCCAGTGGAAGTTTTGCTAAACTGAATGGGTTATTTGATAGTCCCGTCAAGGAATATCAGCAAAACATTGATTCGCCTAAACTGTACACAAATCTGTTGAGTAGCAGAAAAGAACTGCCGCCGAATGGTGATACAAAATCCATGATAATGGACCACAGAGGCCAGCCTCCAGAATTAGCTGCACTTCCTACTCCTGAATCCACACCAGTACTGCAGCAAAAGACACTGCAGGTGATGAAGAGTCAGTCAGACAAGGCACATAGCAACCTCAATGCGTCAAGAAAAGAAACCCCTCTAAAAAGCCCTCAATTTTTTCCTTCTAGTCCCCCACCCCATTCTCCGTTAAGTCATGGACATATTCCCAGTGCCATTGTTCTTCCCAACGCTACCCATGACTACAACACATCTTTCTCAAATTCTAATGCACATAAAGCAGACAAAAAGATGCAAAATATTGATCACCCACTTACAAAACCATCAAGCAAAAGAGACCACAGGAGATCTGTTGATTCCAGGAATACCCTGAACGATTTTCTGAAACATTTAAATGAAACTCCTAATAATCCCAAATCAATTATGGGAGACATTCAAGTGGCTCACCAGACTTTAATGCTGGATCCAATGGGAAATATGTCTGAAATTCCACCTAAAGTTCCTAACAGGGAGGCATCTTTATACTCTCCTCCATCTACTCTTCCAAGAAATAGTCCAACAAAACGAGTGGATGTCCCTACTACCCCAGCAGTACCAATGACTTCTTTAGACAGACAAAGGGGCTATCACAAAAATTCTTCACAAAGGCATTCAATATCTGCCCTGCCTAAAAACTTAAACTCACCAAATGGTGTTTTGTTATCCAGACAGCCTAGTATTACCCGCGGGGGATACATGCCTCCTGCTACAggcacaaagatggactacatgCAAGGGACGCCGGTCAGCGTTCATCTGCAGCCTTCTTTATCCAGACAAAGCAGTTACACAAGCAATGGAACCCTTCCTCGTACAGGAATAAAGAGGACACCATCCATAAAACCTGACGTGCCACCAAAACCCTCATTCGTTCCTCAAACAACTTCAGTCAGACCACTGAACAAATACAGCTACTAG